The proteins below are encoded in one region of Danio rerio strain Tuebingen ecotype United States chromosome 12, GRCz12tu, whole genome shotgun sequence:
- the enpp7.2 gene encoding uncharacterized protein LOC557817 precursor, translated as MLLALSILLLVFPASLSAPARDRCTRGRNKLLLISFDGFRWDYDRDVDTPNLDKMAVDGVKAAYVTPPYLTITSPSHFTLLSGRYIENHGVIHNVWFNTTTRQRKEYYMTQFVDDYWDNGTLPIWITAQRQGLKTGSLHFPGTAATYQNETVQEREVEPRAYDYTNETAWKENVDKVMKDWFKEQDLDFVTLYFGDPDESGHKHGPDSPERREAVKKVDRTVGYIRETAEKLGLSDHMNIIITADHGMSTVFKGDQVKEIVLTDIPGFSYKDLQFHLLDYGPTAMLLPKEGLLDKVYNALKGGHPNLHIYKKEDMPARLHYSKHPRLLPIILYADPGYVISGFYPLQNNKGEHGYDNEVMDMKPFFRAVGPDFHKNLLVGPFETVNIYPLMCHLIGIKPEINDGSLENTQHMLISNGETCDSGDDPKSSLQNVFIGLAAVVGFVFLAFVVVTSYNGYKKHKLYSKEIEKGYEDEMQGDSKQTSF; from the exons ATGTTACTGGCACTGAGTATTTTGCTGCTTGTATTCCCAGCATCTCTCTCTGCTCCTGCCAGAGATCGTTGCACCAGAGGAAGAAACAAACTGCTTCTAATCAGCTTTGATGGGTTCAGGTGGGATTACGACCGAGATGTGGACACCCCAAACTTGGATAAGATGGCTGTGGATGGAGTCAAAGCAGCATATGTCACTCCACCTTACCTGACCATAACAAGTCCTTCACACTTCACCCTCCTGTCTG GAAGGTACATTGAGAACCATGGCGTAATTCACAATGTGTGGTTCAACACAACCACACGACAAAGGAAAGAGTACTACATGACGCAGTTTGTGGATGACTATTGGGATAATGGAACTCTACCCATTTGGATCACGGCTCAGAGACAG GGTCTTAAAACAGGGTCCTTACACTTCCCTGGAACTGCAGCGACTTATCAGAATGAAACCGTTCAAGAGAGGGAGGTAGAACCAAGAGCCTATGACTATACCAATGAGACGGCATGGAAGGAGAACGTAGACAAAGTCATGAAAGACTGGTTTAAAGAACAAGACTTAGATTTTGTAACTTTGTATTTTGGTGACCCGGATGAAAGCGGCCACAAACATGGCCCTGATTCACCTGAGCGTCGTGAGGCAGTCAAGAAAGTGGACCGAACTGTGGGCTACATACGAGAAACTGCTGAGAAACTCGGCCTCAGTGACCATATGAACATCATCATCACAGCTGACCATGGAATGAGCACAGTGTTCAAAGGAGACCAAGTCAAAGAAATAGTCCTCACCGACATCCCAGGATTCTCTTACAAAGATCTGCAGTTCCACTTGTTGGACTATGGACCGACTGCGATGCTGTTGCCCAAAGAAGGGCTGCTTGACAAAGTTTATAATGCCTTGAAAGGAGGCCATCCAAACCTTCACATTTATAAGAAAGAAGACATGCCTGCTCGACTGCATTACTCTAAACACCCTCGCCTTCTTCCCATCATCCTCTATGCAGACCCAGGATATGTCATTAGTGGG TTTTATCCACTTCAGAACAATAAAGGAGAACATGGCTATGACAATGAAGTCATGGACATGAAGCCTTTTTTCAGGGCAGTGGGCCCAGATTTTCACAAGAACTTGTTGGTTGGACCATTCGAGACAGTCAACATTTACCCTCTTATGTGCCACTTGATTGGGATAAAACCAGAAATCAACGATGGGTCGCTGGAAAACACTCAACACATGCTGATATCCAATGGCGAGACGTGTGATTCAGGAG ATGATCCAAAGTCAAGTCTTCAAAATGTGTTTATTGGTCTTGCTGCTGTAGTTGGATTTGTATTTCTTGCATTTGTGGTTGTCACATCCTACAACGGATATAAAAAGCACAAACTGTATTCAAA GGAAATAGAGAAAGGATATGAAGATGAGATGCAAGGTGACTCCAAACAAACATCATTCTaa
- the enpp7.2 gene encoding uncharacterized protein isoform X1 — MAVDGVKAAYVTPPYLTITSPSHFTLLSGRYIENHGVIHNVWFNTTTRQRKEYYMTQFVDDYWDNGTLPIWITAQRQGLKTGSLHFPGTAATYQNETVQEREVEPRAYDYTNETAWKENVDKVMKDWFKEQDLDFVTLYFGDPDESGHKHGPDSPERREAVKKVDRTVGYIRETAEKLGLSDHMNIIITADHGMSTVFKGDQVKEIVLTDIPGFSYKDLQFHLLDYGPTAMLLPKEGLLDKVYNALKGGHPNLHIYKKEDMPARLHYSKHPRLLPIILYADPGYVISGFYPLQNNKGEHGYDNEVMDMKPFFRAVGPDFHKNLLVGPFETVNIYPLMCHLIGIKPEINDGSLENTQHMLISNGETCDSGDDPKSSLQNVFIGLAAVVGFVFLAFVVVTSYNGYKKHKLYSKEIEKGYEDEMQGDSKQTSF, encoded by the exons ATGGCTGTGGATGGAGTCAAAGCAGCATATGTCACTCCACCTTACCTGACCATAACAAGTCCTTCACACTTCACCCTCCTGTCTG GAAGGTACATTGAGAACCATGGCGTAATTCACAATGTGTGGTTCAACACAACCACACGACAAAGGAAAGAGTACTACATGACGCAGTTTGTGGATGACTATTGGGATAATGGAACTCTACCCATTTGGATCACGGCTCAGAGACAG GGTCTTAAAACAGGGTCCTTACACTTCCCTGGAACTGCAGCGACTTATCAGAATGAAACCGTTCAAGAGAGGGAGGTAGAACCAAGAGCCTATGACTATACCAATGAGACGGCATGGAAGGAGAACGTAGACAAAGTCATGAAAGACTGGTTTAAAGAACAAGACTTAGATTTTGTAACTTTGTATTTTGGTGACCCGGATGAAAGCGGCCACAAACATGGCCCTGATTCACCTGAGCGTCGTGAGGCAGTCAAGAAAGTGGACCGAACTGTGGGCTACATACGAGAAACTGCTGAGAAACTCGGCCTCAGTGACCATATGAACATCATCATCACAGCTGACCATGGAATGAGCACAGTGTTCAAAGGAGACCAAGTCAAAGAAATAGTCCTCACCGACATCCCAGGATTCTCTTACAAAGATCTGCAGTTCCACTTGTTGGACTATGGACCGACTGCGATGCTGTTGCCCAAAGAAGGGCTGCTTGACAAAGTTTATAATGCCTTGAAAGGAGGCCATCCAAACCTTCACATTTATAAGAAAGAAGACATGCCTGCTCGACTGCATTACTCTAAACACCCTCGCCTTCTTCCCATCATCCTCTATGCAGACCCAGGATATGTCATTAGTGGG TTTTATCCACTTCAGAACAATAAAGGAGAACATGGCTATGACAATGAAGTCATGGACATGAAGCCTTTTTTCAGGGCAGTGGGCCCAGATTTTCACAAGAACTTGTTGGTTGGACCATTCGAGACAGTCAACATTTACCCTCTTATGTGCCACTTGATTGGGATAAAACCAGAAATCAACGATGGGTCGCTGGAAAACACTCAACACATGCTGATATCCAATGGCGAGACGTGTGATTCAGGAG ATGATCCAAAGTCAAGTCTTCAAAATGTGTTTATTGGTCTTGCTGCTGTAGTTGGATTTGTATTTCTTGCATTTGTGGTTGTCACATCCTACAACGGATATAAAAAGCACAAACTGTATTCAAA GGAAATAGAGAAAGGATATGAAGATGAGATGCAAGGTGACTCCAAACAAACATCATTCTaa